The genomic interval AGCCTGTCCGGCCCGAACGCTTCAAGCAATCCGCGATAGGGCTTGGCGAGTGGCGTGGCATAGGCGCCGCGCTTGGCGGTCGAAAGCCCCATCGATACCAGCGATTCTGCCTGTTTCACCGCCGCAGCGACTCCATCGATAACAGGCACGCCGAATTCGCTGCGCAACTCGGCGGTGAGATCCGCCATACCGGCACAGCCAAGCACGATCGCTTCGGCGCGATCTTGACGCAGGGCCAGTGAAATCTCTTCCCGCAGCCTCTCCCTGGCATTTGATGCCGGATCTTCCAGCGACAGGACGGGAATATCGGCGGCACGCACATTGCAGCGGGCAGACATGCCATAACGGTGAACGAGATGTTCGAGCGGCAGCCGCGAACGCTCCATCGTCGTAACGATCGTAAACCTCTGCGCGATGAATGCCGTGGCTGAAACCGCCGCTTCGCAAATCCCAATTACGGGTATGTCGGCGAGCGCGCGGGCCGCATCGAGCCCGGTGTCGTCGAAACAGGCGATGACGGCTGCCCTGGCACCAAGCGTCGGCGCCTTGGCAAGCTCGAGCAGCAGGCCGGGTACCGCGAAAACCTCATCGTAATATCCTTCGATGGAGACAGGCCCCATGGAAGAGGTCACTGCGAGGATTTCCGTATCGCAACTGGCCGCCCGCGTCGCCGCGTCGGCGATCGTCGCCGTCATGGATTGCGTCGTATTCGGATTAATGACGAGGATGCGCATGTTCTGTTTTTTCATCAACGCGAATGGCGACGGTTCAGAGTGACGATCAGGCCAAGCGTGGCCGCAATAACCAGAAAGGAGAAAAGGGTCGTGACGGCTCCGAGCGCGTAAAGCACCGGCGTCGTGACGTTGGTGGTCATGCCATAGATTTCCAGCGG from Agrobacterium tumefaciens carries:
- a CDS encoding aspartate/glutamate racemase family protein encodes the protein MRILVINPNTTQSMTATIADAATRAASCDTEILAVTSSMGPVSIEGYYDEVFAVPGLLLELAKAPTLGARAAVIACFDDTGLDAARALADIPVIGICEAAVSATAFIAQRFTIVTTMERSRLPLEHLVHRYGMSARCNVRAADIPVLSLEDPASNARERLREEISLALRQDRAEAIVLGCAGMADLTAELRSEFGVPVIDGVAAAVKQAESLVSMGLSTAKRGAYATPLAKPYRGLLEAFGPDRLAGVSVDG